The genomic segment CCGTCGATCAGGCGACTGACCACCAGGATTGTCCAGCGCTGACAGAGGAGCTCGGCGGCAAGGGCGAGAGGGCAGTACTGACCGTATCCGTGAGCCATGACCCATGATGGACCCGATGGGGCCATGCAGCAACTACAGATCCTGTAGTGGACAGGCCGTGGTGCCTCGGCTTCAATGGGCTCGCCCTTGCTTCGACCGGAGGATCGCATCATGAGAACACCAACCGCCTTGGCAACTCTCGTCCTGACCGCCGTCCTCGGCTGCTCGCACCTCGGTCCTGGCGGACCAGAGAAGATTCCCAGCGACGTTTTGGCAGAGTGGAACCAGCTCGTACTCGAGCTCGCCGAGGAGGAGGACCGCTTTCTCACCCTCAAGGGTTTGCGCACCGCCGCCATGGTGCATCTGGCGATCCACGACAGCCTGCAGGCCATCGCGCCGCGCTACGAGCCCTACCTCGCGCCTTCCTCGGGGGCTCCCTCCGAGGTCCCGGCCGATCCCGTGGCGACCGCCGCCGCGGCGGCCCATGCGGTGGCCGTCGAACAGTATCCGCAGCATCGCGAGCGGCTCGACGAGCGGCTGGCGATCTGGCTCGAGAAGGTGGAGGAGAGCACAGCCCGGGAGCTCGCCTTGAAGCTCGGCGGTGAGCGCGCCCACGCCATCCTCGGCGATCGGCGAGGAGATGGCTGGGACGGAGAGCCGGAGTACCGCTGGCACCCGATGGCGCCGGGCGTCTATGCCGAGTTCAACCAGCACAGCGGTACCCCCGAGGGCTTCGTTTTCGGAGCCGGCTGGGCCGAGGCCCGGCCCTTCATGCTCGATGCGCCAGACCACTTTCGCAGCCCACCGCCACCGGCGATCGCCAGCCCGTCCTACGCCAAGGCCTTCGACGAAGTGCGACAGGTCGGCCGCTTCGACAGTCAACAGCGCACCGCCGACCAGAGCCATCTCGCCCTCTGGTGGAAGGAGTTCGTCGAAAGCTCGCACAATCGTCTGGCTCGCCGACTGATGCTCGACGAGGGCGCCGATCTGTGGTCTTCGGCGCGCTTCTTCGCGCTCCTCAACATGACGATCTACGACTCCTACATCAACGTCTTCGAGAACAAGTTCCACTACAACCATTGGCGGCCCTACACGGCGATCCGCTGGGCCGCGGAGGACGGCAATCCCGCGACCCACCCGGAGCCCGATTGGGACAACCACCACCGCCACACCTACGCTTTTCCGTCCTATCCCTCCGCCCACGGTACCGCTTGTGCCGCAGCCATGGAGATCTTTGCGGAGACCTTCGGTGGCGATCGTCCCTTCGCCATGGAAACTCCCGAGGTCGACCGGGCGGGACCGTTGTCCGAGAAGATCCCCATGGATCCTGCCGTTCGCCATTTCGACCGTTTCGCCGACGCCGCCGTCGAATGCGGCCAGTCGCGCATCTATCTCGGCATTCATTTTCGCTACGACGCCGAGGCCGGGACCGACCTTGGCCGCCAGGTTGGAGCCTTCGCGATCGAGAGCTTTCTGCGCCCCCGATCCCCCTGAGGGCCGCCACCATCAGGACACCGTTCCGAGGGGTGCGCCATCTCTCGCCTTGACGGAGGTGTTTGCCTCTGCGACCATCTTTCCATGTCAGGTCGCACCCTGCGGCTCGCGCTGCTCGTGATCGTTTTCGCTTGGATGGCACCGAGCGGAGCTGCCCTCGCCGTCGGCCTGCACGTCGCCTCACACCACCATACGCCCCACGGGGACGACCATGAGCACGGCCTCGACGAGCTGATCGAAGCGGTCACCGCGGCCCATCAGCACGACGCCGATCTCGGCCACGACGCCGATCTGCCGGACCCCTGCACCAAGCTCGACGTGCCGCCCAAGGGACCGCGCCTGATCTCGTCGCTCCCTTCCTTGGAGCGGACGCGGCATAGCCTACCTACCGCCCTCGAGACTCACGCCACAGCACCTCGAGTGATTCATCGGGGTCCACCCGACCCCCTGTTCACCAGCCACTGTTCTCTCCTCCTCTGATCCATCGTCGACGGCTGGGGCTCCCTAGAGCCTGAACCCTCGACATGGAAAGGAGAGAACATGAAGAAGTTGTTTTGGACCGGCTTTTTGTCGGTGATTGTCGCCGTGCCCTGCTCGCCGGCGGACGGTCCCTTCGTCACCGAAGCCGAATTCCTGGCGGTCCTCGACCGCGATCATCCGGCGGTGACCGAAGCCCGAGCCGGATTGGTCCTCGCCGAGGCGGCAGTCCTCGCTGCCGCCACCGCGAGCAAGCCGGTGCTCGGCTTGGTGCGCGAAGAGACCGGGCCACAGACCGAAGTCTCGCTCACCTGGGAGCTGCCGGCCCGCGCCCGACGGGATCGCATTGCGGCACGGCGAGCGAGCGCCCGCGGCACCGCCGCGACGGTCTCCCGGCGCCTCCAGGAGCTGCGATCGAACCTGCGGGCGACCTACGCCGCCTGGGCCCTCGCGGAAGCTCGCGCCGACCTGCTGCAGCGACGGGCGGATCGCGTCGCGGGCCTCGCCGAGCGCGAGGCCCGGCGTCACCAGCGGGGGGAGTCTTCCGGCCTCGAAGCGCATCGCTTGCGACTGACCGCCAGCACCCTGCGCTCCGAGGCAGAGCTCGCCCAGGCCGAAGGTGACCGCACCCGCGGCGTCGTCCGGCAGTGGTTTCCGGACCTCCCACCGCAGGCCCGTCCTCGACTCCCGGAGCTTTCGGCTTGGTCCTCCGAGGCCGCCACCCATCCCGCGGTGCGTGCCGCCGAGGAGGCGCTCGCGGCCGCCCGCCTCGAGGCTCAGGTCGCCGAGCGGTTGCTGCCCTCCCCAGCCCTTTCCGTCGGTTGGCAGCGGGTCGAGGAAGGCGCGGCGCGGGACGAGGGTGTGATTCTCGGCCTGGCCTGGAGACTGCCGTTCCTCGACCGCCAGATCGCCGAGCGGACCGCCGCCGCCGGCCGCCTGGAGCTCGCCGAGGCCCGCCTCGCTTTGGTGGGGACGGAGATCTCGACGGCTCGGTCGGCGGCCCGCGAGCGCTACGTGCGTCTGCGCAGCGCCACCGGCGAGGCACGCCGAGGTCTGGCCGCCAAGGCCCGCATGCTCGATGGCGCCGAGGCCGCCTTCGAAGTCGGCGAGTCGGACCTCACGGACCTTTTGGAGATCCACCGGGCGGTGACCGAAGGGGAGCTGGCCGCGCTCGAGCTGCACGCCGCCGCCCTCTCGGCCCATCGCCAGCTGGAGCTCCTCGAACCACCACCGGAAGCCTCCGTTTCGAACTCTCCGTCGGCCGGCATTGCCTCGGCGGACGCAATCTCGCCGCCATACCTTCCCGAGGACCCGCCATGACGAACCGGACCTCCTGCTGGACCTCTGCCCTCGCTCTCGCCGCCGCCGTGCTGCTCACCACCGCCTGTCGACCGGCCGAAGGGCCATCCCGCACGGCGCCCGCCGAGGGCGCCAGCGCCGAGAGTCCGCAGCCGACCTACGAGCCGGCCTATCCCGACGATGTCAGCGCCGACGAGCTGAGCTCTTCCGATGTCGAGCAACAGGGCGCCAGCCATTCCCATGGTGGTGCCGAGCACCGCCACGGGGCGGATGAAGATCACTCCCACGAGGGGCCCGATGCGCACCAGCACTGACTCGCCGGTGGCGGTCCCGCAGCGAGCTCGGCGATGGCTGACTGCCCTCGCTTTCCTCCCTTGCTGCCTTCTCGGTCTCGTCGGCGGCTGCGCTGAGCGAAGCGCCGAAGCGCCCATCGAGGACGACGCCCGGTCTTGGAGCATCACCGCTTGGGGCGAGACCTTCGAGGTCTTCCCGGAAGTCGATCCCCTGACCGTGGGGGAGACCGCCACCGCCTGGACGCACGTCACCCTCCTCGAGGGCTTCGAGCCGCTGCCGGCCGGCAGCGTCGAGGTGGTGCTGCGAGGAGCCGGTCCGGAGCAGGTCTTCGCGGCCGACGTCGCGGAACGACCGGGACTCTTTGCGGTGAGCATCACGCCGGCTCGCGCCGGTGACTTCGACCTCGCCATTCGCCTGCGGCACGAAAGCGGTGAGGAAGAGCTGCGCGCCGGCCGGGTCCGGGTCGGCGAGGCCGGCATTCCGGGACACCTGCTGGTCGCCCCGGCGCCGAAGGGCAGCACCACCTCCGCCGAGCCGATGACCTTCCTCAAGGAACAGCAGTGGCAGTCGCCCATGGCGACCGCCTGGGTGCGCTCGGGCCGACTCGCCGGCAGCGTCCGCGGCACGGCGACGGTGCGCCCACCGGCCGGCGGCGAAGCCAGCCTCAGCGCCACCGTCGATGGCGTTCTGCGGCCCGTCGCCGGTGCCTCGTGGCCCCATGTCGGCCTCGCCGTCGACGCCGGTCAGGGCCTGTTTCGGGTCGTCCCCCTGGTGGCCCGCGAGCGCAGCCTGGCGGAGCTCGAAGGGCGAGTGACCGCCCGCGCCCGCGAGCTCGCCAGCGCCCGCCAACGTCTCGCCCGTCTCGAGGAGCTCCTCGCCCTCGAGGCCAGCAGTCGTCGCGAGGTGGAGACGGCGCGGGTCAGGGTAGAGACCCTCGAGGCCCAAGGAAACGCCGCCCGGCGCGATCTCGACGCCGCCCGCGGCTCCCGTCAAGGCCGCGGCGCGGGCCCCGAAGGCGCACCCTCGATCGTCCTGCGGGCGCCCTTCCGGGGAGTGCTGGCAGAGGTTCAGGCGATCCCCGGAGCCACCGTTTCGGCCGGCCAGGTCCTCGCCCGGGTGGTCGGGAATGACCTCGCCTGGGTGGCCGTCGAGCTGTCTCCGGCGGGCGCTCGACGGCTCGCCGGCGAAGGGCTCCGTGGGCTGCTGCTCGAAGTCCCCGAAAGCCCGCCCTGGCGCATCACCGAAGGTCTTCGGCTGGTTTCCATCGCGCCCCAAGTGTCGCCCCGAACCGGCACCGTCCAGGCCCTTCTCGAAGCCCCCCGAGACCGCCTCCCGGCCCTCGGCACGGTGGCCGACGCTCGTGTTCTGACAGCCACCGACCGGACCGGCGTGGTGGTGCCGGCGAGCGCCCTGATCGACGATGGCGGCATCCCCGTGGTCTACCTGCAGCTCGCCGGCGAATCCTTCCTGCGCGAGCCGGTGGAGATCGTGGAACGCCAAGGCGACCAGGTGCTGGTCGGCGGCCTGGTGCCGGGACAGCGGCTGGTCACCGCCGGCGGCGATGCCCTGCGCCGTGCCGCCCTGCTGGCCGCCGGCGACTCCCATGGCCACGTTCACTGAGGGACGCCGATGGCCATCCTCGAACGGCTGATCCGCTTTTCCCTGCGCCATCGCTGGTGGGTGGTGGCGAGCGCCGGGCTCGTGCTCATGCTGGGAGCGCTGTGGATTCCGCACCTACCGGTGGACATCTTTCCCGATCTTTCGGCGCCGACCGTGACGGTGGTGACGGAGGCCACCGGCATGGCCCCGGAGGAGGTCGAGCTGCTGGTCACCTATCCCGTCGAGGCGGCCCTCAACGGAGCTCCCGGGGTTCGTCGCCTACGCTCCGTGGCGGCCGACGGCATCGCCGTCACCTGGGTGGAGTTCCACTGGGGCGAGGACATCTATCGCGCCCGCCAGGTGGTCGCCGAACGGCTGCAGCGGGTCGAGCTGCCGGCCCAGGCCGGGCGCCCCGAGCTCGGCCCGATCAG from the Acidobacteriota bacterium genome contains:
- a CDS encoding TolC family protein; amino-acid sequence: MKKLFWTGFLSVIVAVPCSPADGPFVTEAEFLAVLDRDHPAVTEARAGLVLAEAAVLAAATASKPVLGLVREETGPQTEVSLTWELPARARRDRIAARRASARGTAATVSRRLQELRSNLRATYAAWALAEARADLLQRRADRVAGLAEREARRHQRGESSGLEAHRLRLTASTLRSEAELAQAEGDRTRGVVRQWFPDLPPQARPRLPELSAWSSEAATHPAVRAAEEALAAARLEAQVAERLLPSPALSVGWQRVEEGAARDEGVILGLAWRLPFLDRQIAERTAAAGRLELAEARLALVGTEISTARSAARERYVRLRSATGEARRGLAAKARMLDGAEAAFEVGESDLTDLLEIHRAVTEGELAALELHAAALSAHRQLELLEPPPEASVSNSPSAGIASADAISPPYLPEDPP
- a CDS encoding HlyD family efflux transporter periplasmic adaptor subunit codes for the protein MRTSTDSPVAVPQRARRWLTALAFLPCCLLGLVGGCAERSAEAPIEDDARSWSITAWGETFEVFPEVDPLTVGETATAWTHVTLLEGFEPLPAGSVEVVLRGAGPEQVFAADVAERPGLFAVSITPARAGDFDLAIRLRHESGEEELRAGRVRVGEAGIPGHLLVAPAPKGSTTSAEPMTFLKEQQWQSPMATAWVRSGRLAGSVRGTATVRPPAGGEASLSATVDGVLRPVAGASWPHVGLAVDAGQGLFRVVPLVARERSLAELEGRVTARARELASARQRLARLEELLALEASSRREVETARVRVETLEAQGNAARRDLDAARGSRQGRGAGPEGAPSIVLRAPFRGVLAEVQAIPGATVSAGQVLARVVGNDLAWVAVELSPAGARRLAGEGLRGLLLEVPESPPWRITEGLRLVSIAPQVSPRTGTVQALLEAPRDRLPALGTVADARVLTATDRTGVVVPASALIDDGGIPVVYLQLAGESFLREPVEIVERQGDQVLVGGLVPGQRLVTAGGDALRRAALLAAGDSHGHVH
- a CDS encoding vanadium-dependent haloperoxidase, with product MRTPTALATLVLTAVLGCSHLGPGGPEKIPSDVLAEWNQLVLELAEEEDRFLTLKGLRTAAMVHLAIHDSLQAIAPRYEPYLAPSSGAPSEVPADPVATAAAAAHAVAVEQYPQHRERLDERLAIWLEKVEESTARELALKLGGERAHAILGDRRGDGWDGEPEYRWHPMAPGVYAEFNQHSGTPEGFVFGAGWAEARPFMLDAPDHFRSPPPPAIASPSYAKAFDEVRQVGRFDSQQRTADQSHLALWWKEFVESSHNRLARRLMLDEGADLWSSARFFALLNMTIYDSYINVFENKFHYNHWRPYTAIRWAAEDGNPATHPEPDWDNHHRHTYAFPSYPSAHGTACAAAMEIFAETFGGDRPFAMETPEVDRAGPLSEKIPMDPAVRHFDRFADAAVECGQSRIYLGIHFRYDAEAGTDLGRQVGAFAIESFLRPRSP